AAAACACTTCCCGGCTTCATAAAATTTATTGCTATAAGCTATTTGAATGGACCATATGCTAACTCTGAAATAACAATGGCAAAAATAAGAGGTGATAGAATTAACATGGTTGCAGCACTGCAGTACTATGAAGATGCAGCATGTAATTGTGATTCTAGATGTATAAATTGATTAAATTCGCTAGGTAATTACTAAAAAAGGGTTTGAAAATTAGACTCTTGTACTATTCAATTCACAGTTTTGGTCCACCAGTGTATATGCTTACATGAAATCTGAACAAAAGCTGGCATCCATTTCAATCTCCCATTGGTCTCCTAGCTACATGTCCTGTCTTCTATATTTATTCTAGAGTAGTTTGAGGAGTTTATGTATGCCAGTTTATATCGGAATTTTTGTCAGTCCTGAGTCCTTATTTCTAAAAGTGCTCTGCCTGCTCTTCTAGgttatgcagtgttgatagcttcgctATTCTGCATCTTATATTCTTTCTGCTCAGCGCTTGCATCTCTTCATTTAACTAAGCATAATAGCCTTTTCATAGGCATCTTTGTGCTTTTGAATTTACAACCATGGTTTGAATTTATTTTTCATCATTGTATGGCCTAGCATAATGCTTTATTTGGTTGTCTGTTGTCTTGGAACTGTGGAATTTCATATGTATCAACTAGTGGGTATTTTGATTACTGATTATATGCTAACCCATTGCTAATGCTAGTTCCTTCTTTTGGGCGCAGACATACTTGGGAATACAAATATTTAGGTTTTACTTCAAGTGTACTAGGTGCTCTGCTGAGATCACATTCAAAACAGATCCTCAGAATTCTGACTACACAGTGGAATCGGGGGCTAGTCGCAATTTTGAACCTTGGCGTGAACAGGATGAGGTAAGTGATTTTGGGGCATATTCGAAGGACAAATTCCATGTTCCAAGCATATAATCTTCAATTTGATCACCATGATGCATATTCTTTTGTTCAGGCAGCAGACAAAGAAAAGAGGAAACGAGATGCTGAGGAGATGGGTGATGCAATGAAAGCGTTGGAAAATAGAGCAGTGGATTCAAAGCAGGATATGGACATTCTTGCTGCTTTGGAAGAGATGCGGTCCATGAAGGTTGGATCTAGTTCTAGGCCACTAGATGTTTTGTAGTTCTTATTTCATCGGATTTTGCTGATTACTAATATTATTTTCTTGTGCTGTCTACAGTCTAGACATGCTGGTGTCTCTGTTGACCAGATGCTTGAAATTTTGAAGCGTTCTTCTCATGAGAAGGTAAGACCTTAAAACAGTGTTTGCTTTATCATGTTTTAATAAATGTCTGAAATAAAACATTCCACATTTTCGTTGTTTAGAATAACTTTATGGCTACAGTGTAGTTTCCTACGCTCACTAACATCAATATTCTTCGTGCAATACCAGGAGGAAAAAGCAATTGCAGAGCTTgataaagaagatgaagaacttATCAAATCAATCACTTTTCGAGTAATTATCTATCTCTGCATCGCAATGCCGATTAGTGCCATCATGTATAACATGTGCATGGAGGGTGTTACCTTCTGAAACTGCACCTTTTTAAGTGTTTCCAATTAAAGCAACTCCTTTTGACGTGATTCTATTGCTTAATGCAGAACTCTGGATTTTATGTAAAGCGGATAgaagatgacgatgacgatgatgacgattTGGTCCCTGGCCAATCGAGTAAAACAATAAAGGTATCTGATTTTTTTTTCGCTGCTATTTTGTGTTGATGTTTATATCCCAACTCATCAATTAGGGTAAGATACTAAGATtgcatatgataatatatattacGGCCCTTGTTTCCGTAGCTCCAAGAAATCTTGGATCTGGAGCTGGAGGTAACTTGAGAATATTTAGATGAACCATTTTGTTTATAGTTTGGACTAAATACAAATATTTAATACACTTTATTATTAGTTTACAAACTGTAGGTCTAACTTGGATTTCGGGGCTGGAGCTATGCCAAAATGGCCATGTGTACCATTAATTTACAGTTCAATTACTTGTAACCTAAAAAAGCATTGTTTTACCATTCCCTACATCACATATTTTCTGTTAATGGTAAATTACCCTTGCAGTTTTTCACTTAATTTTTTAAGCGATTAGAAGCTAACATGTTAGATTTTGAAACTGACACATTGTCCTGTGTAAGGTTTCTAGAATATCTAGTTTTCTTTAGGTTGAGGGAACTTCTTAGAGCTAAAAAGGTGAACATCCTTTCAACATATAAATGATAACAGTAAACTTTGTTATTTAGCAATGCGCAATATGCAAATTGTAACCTAGAAATGAATTGTTGCTGCTGTGGAGTAGCTAGCCAAGTAGTTATCACTACCATTTCATATGAAAATATTATGCACCTCACTTATGAAGTCTTGAGTTTGTTTTCTTGATTGGTTAATATTCTAAACTTTTTGCAGATCAATGGATCTTCTGAATCTGTGACAAAGCCAACAGATGTTTTAAGCAAAACTAACGAATCGGAGGGTGCCAATAAAGAAGGTAAGCACTAAGCAGATTTATTATTAATTTTCTATGTAATTACATCAGTCTGCCTCAAGGGCCCCATATAACAGAGTTTTTGTCAGTCTTCCTATATTGAATACATAATTGAAACTGGGATACATCATACATCTATTAGGTACTTTGTTACATTGTGATTTTATTCTACTGACAAATTAGTATTAACATGAGCTTTAGGTACAGGGTTCTGATTTTCTTTTTGGAGAACTGTAAACTGTTGTACTACTTTACACATTTAACTTGTGATGTCATATTATGAATTTAGGAAGTTTTGGCCATCGCCAATGATCATTCTAAATTGTCAATATAAAACCTGCTTATTTTGCATTTCACTATGAATATCTGCTATGTTCTCCTTTGCCTGTTAAAAACAGTCATCTTTTAATTTTTAAATTTATGCCTCCATATTTTTGTTCCTCGCCCCCTCTATTTACACTTTGCGACATATTTTCATGTGTAAACTCACTGTTGGGCATGCATTGCAGGGAGCAAGAGCTGGATGCCCAAATTTATTGTGAAACCAAAGTCTGCTAGCGCAGATCCTCATAAGAGACAGAAGGTTGAATCCATGGCTGTCCAAGACAACGGGAAAGGCCTAGATGATGAACAAAAAAGTGAATCTGCAAAGCAAACCAATGTTCTCCAGTCCCTATGCCAGAACTATGATAGCGATGATAGTGAATGAGGACACCCCCTCTTGAAGCCATGACAGTCCTGGTTGCCAATGCTGTATCAGTCATCATTATATCAGAGGATTATTGACATGTAGTTCCCCAAACCACTGTGGCATTGTGCCATCATTGTACATCATATCTGTCACAAATCTCTGATTGTCAATGGCTCAACAGCAAGCATTGACTGTTACAAATCTGGGTTATCCAGATAGAGCTGTGTTGTTGGATATCTGGAAGTGTTAAGACTTCATTTGTAAAAATGATAGTTGCAGAAAGTTCAATCTGCGGTTTGTACATCAAACAGCGTTTCACAAGCTTGTTTATGCAGCCAATCTTTGAGGGCGTGTTTGGTTTGAAGGATGAGGTGGTCAAATTTCTCACTCCACTTTTTTTATTTGGTACGTGGAATGGAATGAGTTGATCCATCGTCACCCTATTcctcacaagctaataattagtatatgcAAAACATTTTTAGTGCATTTTTAATATTACTTTTGTGATATGTTGGCGAAATTAACTCATTATATCATTTTTTTTTCGGAGAAGACAAATGAAGTGATATTCCTTTTGTCAACTCAAACCACAAATGCAACCTATTCAGTCCTGGTAGGCAGCGTCCCTTCACGGCTTCACTGACAGATACGTAGTACTCAACATGCTAAACAACGCGTGAGTACGTGTGTCCTTGTTCGGTCCTCGTACACGTTGATCAAACCAAACCGACCGACACGCAAGAAGTGTGCTTAACGTTTTCAGAGCAAAGGCCTGCTTGGCCTAGGCGCCAAGCTTTTTGTAAAGCAAAAACGAAAATAGAATAACGAGTATTGGGGTTCCCAGCTCTACAGATCAGCAGACTTTATTTCtctttaggccctgtttagttaggtgaaatttaggaatttgactactgtagcacttttgtttttatttggcaattagtattcaatcatagactaattaggctcaaaacgttcgtctcgcgatttccaaccaaactgtgcaattagtttttttttcgtctacatttaatgctccatacacgcatcgcaagattcgatgtgatggttactgtagcactttttaggaaaacttttttggaactaaacgtgACCTAACAGGTTGTATTGGAGTGTTCATTTTTAACAACCTGAATTGGTAGTCAGCCAACAGCCCAATGGTATCGTAGTTAGACGATGTCCCTTGACTGACTAGCAGCTATAAGCTATTGCTACTGCTCATATGTACAAGTGTAAAGGCAATTTTTCTTCACGAAAAAAATTAAAACCACAGTTTTCATTACAACCTCCGTTTCAAAAAAGATGTAATTTTAAGCTTAAATTGAGTTAAACTTCTTTAAATTTAACCTTATGACTCTAAAtaggtatattatgaaaatatatttcatattatTAATACTAAATTGAAATGTTAGTATTTCTTTAATATAGATTTGGTTAAATTTAGAACTGCTTATAACTCCTAAAAAACGAGAATTGCATTCAGTTCTGGTCTAAAAATTATGAGATAGCTTCTGCACTTACCAACTCATAGATACTATACCAAAAAAATCATATTCTCAATAGATAGTTTATCCAAAATAGATTTTTGTCCGATCACCTGCCTTCTCTCTCCTATCACCCACCTGCCACATCTCTTTTTATATTAGTTCTCTCGTAGACATAGCTTTTCTTCCTTAATTCTATTGTTACATCACTATTTTTCTTGGTTGACATCCTAATTAATGGCCATAGAAACCATCTTGGTTTCTTAGTTGGGACTGCTTCACTCTTAGTGGAGAGTTTCATAGCgttattttaaaaaatatcttGTTAGGTAGAATGCAATAAAATGTGAATAAAACAACCACCTTCAATATATGGTTTTATTTTGTTATTATTCATAAACATATGACTCTAGACTTAGAAACCGGCCCAAGAGAGTTTCATTTACGTGGAactcatttttcttttcttttcttaaaAACGATACATGTCATCAGAAATGTTTATGTTTATGTAAGAATCTAGTAAATACGGGATGAAAGTCGAGTGAAACTTCTACTGACGGATGACAGAGGAATATAATATAGGAGCCTTTCATTTACTGAATTTGATTATCGAAGTTTGATGGGGACAGCAAATACATAACACAGACCGGGATTCATCAATTTTTACACTACACGTACGCACGTACAAGTCAGTGTCACTATGCCCAATGACACAAGTCACGTCTGTCTACTGATCTGGAAAAAGTCCGAGAATCGGCTTTGAATCCCCACCACCAGCACTCCTGTATAAACCCCCTGCATTGCATCTCTTGATCATCATCGAGTTCGAGCATCAAGTCGATCATCATAACAAACACAACAGGCCGGCGCATAGCCTATCTAGAATCCACCTTGCAAATCCACAGCACTACGTACTCCATATCGTATCACAGGAACAACAACAATGGCCGCTTGGACAAGGAAGGCCACCGCCAGCGCCAAGGCCTTGGCGAGCTGCGTGCCCGGTGCTAGTCGTGACGATGATGGCAAGCAGAGGATCCCGAAAGGGTACCTCCCCCTGGTGCTGTTtcgcgacgacgacgatgagggtGCCTCGGAGACGAGGGTCCTGGTGCGCGTGAGAGACCTCAAGGAGCCATGCATGGCGGCGTTGCTGGAGATGGCCGAGCAGCAGTTTGGGTACGGGCAACAGGGGGTGCTCAAGGTCCCATGTGACGCAGAGCGCTTTGACCATGTGATTACCATGGCACGCAAGTCCAAGGTTGCTACTAGATAAATGGCGTCATCTATCTACATGTACGCGGTTAACTAGTTGCTGCGAAACGGCATTAGCGAGATTTAGTTTCGTTTGTATCGATCGGCTTCACGTATTCTAGTTGGACTTGGACGGATGTGCTAATGGGACGTAAGTCTACCGCAAGTTTGATTGTTTATTATAAGAGAAGAGATGAAGACATATAGTGGGGAGTGTAAGTGTTGTTTAATAGATTTTTGTATTTTTATGTTTGGTATAATGTTGTATTGTTGTAACAAAGTCCGGGAGAGAAATCCATTTTGAAACTTTTGGTCACACAAATGTCCCAATGATCCATCCCCACTTCCGGGTACATATACGCCTCAAGTGTTTCGTAATTAGAATTTCTGAAGTCACGATTGGATCTCTTGAAATattcattttattttttaaacCGGCGATTTAGTTTCCATCTAGTAGTGGGTGTTTGTGTGTGTGGGTCTGGATCTACGTATGACTCTCTTCTTCTATTAATACAATGACACGCAGCTCTTTCtgtgtgtttgagaaaaaaaaatctctTGAAATATACTAATatattttaataatcataatttggGCACGGATCATTTAAGTTGGTATGGATGAATATATTTATGCTGTTGTTAGTCACATAGGAAGATACTTATACGCCGCACCGATGATGTTGGTGAGCGAACCAAAGAGGTAGAAACATACCATGAGGATCAACATAAGGGAATTGCTGGCGTCCGGACGTCCAAGGGGATATGCTTTCGTAGGACGGCAACCTGGGCATACTATCACCGAAATGGCCTAGCAGAACGGCCCATCAAAAAACGCCATCGCGCGTCCCCGGCATCGGTCGCCTGCCCGCCCACCCGCGCCTGGCACTGCGTCGTTCGCTGCTGCATGCGCATGTCCATCCCTATCGGCCTCGTTCCACCCTGCACGCGTACCCCGCCCCGCCCGCGCCCGGCGCTCCTTCCTCCtgacccctcctctctctctgcaCGGGAGCCAGGACGAGTACGAGCATGCCTCGTCCGCAGGACCCCAGCGCGTGTCCCACGCCACATCTGTCGGTACCCGGCTCGCCGCGCCCCATCACCCGACGCTCGGACCGTTTCCCCATGACTCTCTGaaacacgaaacacttgcaacatgaaacatttgaacgcaacatatgtctgaaagcagatgaaacatttggagcaTAGACttacaacatgtgtgtgaaaaatACGCaaaatccagataaaacacttgcaacttgcaacataaaaacacttattgcaacataagatTGAAATAGCAGAAACATtttgaacatactcttgcaacatatgtgtgaaacacgtgcaacatccatataaaaaactcttgcaacatacgtctaaaacagataaaaacattttgaacaaacactCGCAACAaacctctgaaacacttacaacatatgcaacatcccgatctacttttgcaatatccaaatGTGCAATATACCTCTAATAACATCTGGAACACTtggaacatttggaacatacatttgcaatATAGGGGGAGGGGGAGGCCAGGGCCGGTTGATTCCAACCTTGGAGTGGGAGCCGGTGCTAAGTGGCAGcgtgcgagcaccaccagcacgggTCGCGCTCATGGGTGCCTTTGGTTTGGTGGGGACCAACCTGAGGTGCGCAACGGCACCACTAGCGCCAGCAGAGGCGGGTGGCGCGCGGTGGGTGGGACTGCGGGAGCAAGGAGAGAGAGCGCACGGGTGGGGCGCGCGACGGGTAGGAGCGAGGAGCGAGTAGCGCAGGATTAGGGCACACGGGAGGAGACGGCCGCTGCGGTGAATGCGGAGTGGGGCAGGCTGACGGCCTCATGACGCTGTGAAGCGTACGATAGGCAAGCGAGTAGGAAGGTATTTTTGAGAGAGATGGGAGAGACTTACAGAGGAGGAGGCATGCTTGTTGGCCCGGTAGCACGCGTAGACCCGGAAAGCGGTGTCTGATCGGACAAACACCCACCTTGGGTCTATTTTTATCTCTCACTCCAAGAATTTAAGACAGGTCTATATCTAAACTTTGgaaaattaaatgtcaaaattcAAGCCAAATATCCTAGTCCACAAAAGTATATTACAATTTCGCCAAAATGAAATTATCCAAATGAGCCTTGAGATTCTTTCATAAATTCAATCAGAATGAATTTTATTCAAAACTACAAATTTCAATTGCTAGAGGACTAGAAAACTTAAATTGCTAATGGCGCGACTAAttgtcgtcctgttcgcttggattataagccgtactttttcaatcaacgaacagtatttttctctcacaataaatcagccaacagtactttcagtcatgacttattagCCAAGCAAACAGGGCAAGCATCCCCATGTGGCCATGTATGTTCTCTATCAAGTGGAAGGAATAAAGAGAAAAATGAAATCCTATCAAGCTCGTCCTGATCAGAAGTTCAGAACAGTCCAAAACATAACGTGTATTCAGACCATCATGTTACGCAGCATCATTTTCCTGACTAAAAAGTGCTGGGCTGTGTGCACACAAGTCATTAGGAGCGACCGAGCGAGTGAGAGAGACGGTTACTGTGGCAGAATCGTCCAAAATAACACGTTACGGAGGTGCTtgccttccaccagacactaagcaccccgaaagtaagctacagcggacggtatccgtcgggcacaccccaagagagaacccgaaagatccacatttttctcaaggattcaataatgagaacgagttacaatactaaTCCATTTCAtatatcagagtttcttaaaaagtacattattatattaccaaatgttagagtgcggaataataaacaactgaatttaaaaataacatctagcgataagggacgaggatccgtctgagcccaccagaagaatcatccacacaaaggtacttctcatgcattacctgcaacagaggtaaataaaccatgagtacacaatgtactcgcaagacttatccgactccaagaaatatgataagctttatggtttgctggtttcttttgacAGAAaccaatactaatagtgagtccttatttatgttattattatcagttgTATTAAATTATTATCTATCCAGtatatataagcacctgttctacttttaagaaaaagttgagcaatcagttccatttcatcatctttcatcttttagtttttACTACGATgatagagttaagacaagtcgtagcGACTCGacagcgattcgtgaaccaatgttcccagctgggtgccccaaaaaacacacgccccgcttgtaccctagcacaagcaggactaacccatcaccctcctatcatagGTGTCTAggttcccgtccaaacttggactccaagcccccactcctgagtcctgaactcagtgcggtgcaaggacctccaccgtcCTTGCCTCCGAtaagtcggtccggaaagagccggatccacgacaagagagcaacaagtcttccctgtgcccatacctaagtatgcgctggggacaatagatctatgacttgcctaacGTCTGTTGCAacaatcggtccttaactgacacagacaggaaaaaagtgtaaccgagctatgccttgttgatcgtaggacacaaccccttacacccaccaatacccaaaccatatccctgcccggtcaccatttccttttccaccattttatcatgagtgatcatatttatcacctaattgcaagtaacggcaggttactcatgctaccggtatcctgagcatagcaactactcgacctatactggTAGGACTCATGGATAAATATAttcatgcatgtagtttccataaaatgcctataacttaaattcacatcatatatatatatatatattcagtgataatAAAATaaggttatacaccggggcttgccttggacagaTGATGGgttagtaaggtcagcaccaaacggctccggggctccctcctgcatgaggatctcctcctcgtacctctcaatgacttcgtcgtactcctgttcGTCAACGGGCATGAATTCTACAccctcgtgatctacatgcataaaatgatgatgcCATGCTTAATAAcataacaacaactcttaaaataaaagtacatctgtttaactactaagctagtgctaccgaccacggtgctacgttatctattgctaccaataacaagtatgaagtatggcatacattattatagcaactaccggtattcttactcttaatgctgatttatgctatatatgataaagcaaggataatagctactctatttatcatccaactctagggctacaaaatttacagcaagtatataataatctagtgagcctactgtaaaatttttatagccatatctatcaccaatctaccacaaaaattcctacaatttttAATCCACACAATATTAAGCTctgtagtttgaatttatgatcccaccattgtcatagctaacagtaatctaactgtactaacaagtagatggtatttttatgaacctaacaaaattagtctcactatttttggacaactacacaatttactaatTTATGACCCACCATTGTCACAgctaataataatctaactatactaacaagtagatggtatttttgtgaacctgacaaaattggtctcactatttttggacaactatacaatttactacaatttatcaaagttcaactagaaattatattgaataaaCGTTGGAAATTCACTGGAGAATTAAAAAATGATTTCACCACGCGGCCCGCGAGCGACGGCTCGGCCCACCCCGGCTTCCCGCCCATGCGCACATGCAGCAACCGGCGCGGCCCACTCGGCGTCGCGCGACGCGGCCCAACGCAGGCAAAACATAGCGAAGCCGCGCGTGGCTAGCTTATTAGCAAAAAAGCCCCCGTTCTCCACCCTATTCGCACAACCCACTTGATTTCTATTTCACCGAGTCATAGATTTTTCATCTACCACCCTCCCATTTCCCTTCTTTGCCATGGCCACGTCCTCCAGCACCCGTGCGCTCACCGGCGCGCCGGCGCGGGCAACGGGTGGCTACGCCGGCCATACCCGACCCTCCAATTCCTATCTaaggagccgatgctcaccttgaCGTCAATGTGAAGTGGTTGGAGGTGATACGATGAATGGGGACGCTATCCCAAGCTCCCTCCCCGGTGGTGGACCTCTCCCTGGGATGGCAGACGCGTTCCCGTGAGCCAAAACATAGACAGCGTGAACCAGCTCACAGATAGGCAACAGAGACTCACCCCGAGTCTACCGGTCATGGTGGATTGACCGAAGACTGCTCGAGTGAACCTAGCCACGCGCACCCGGTAGACCTTGCGATGGCGGCGATGGCGCGACTACGGCGGCAGCACTGGGTAGGCCACAGCAGGGCGAACTGGGGCACGCACGTGGTAGAGTGAAGCAGGGAGAAGGTTCAGTGCCAAGGAATTGGACAGCGGTGGACGTGGGTTAGGGGAATTGCACGGCGCTGCTGCGGGTCTTAAAATGACCGACGGTGATGGAACCGTCAAATTTAGGCTTGGCAACGGCCGGCGGTAGCAGTGGATGCTTTTAGCGTGTGGCTAAGTATTCACTCCATCCCTAGGCGCATGCAATCTCACTGCTTTGGCCAACGCTACGTGCTGTCTCGGCGTGGCCCAACGATAGAGGAATAGGGGAAAGTAGGCACGTCGGCTCGACACTGTCACCGCAGAGGTTGGCAGGTTAGGGGAGACAATGGCGTAGCGTGGCAGCGGACACGCACACGCTGGTGAAGTAGGTAGCCATCCCACGTGCGTGTAGTCATGGTGGATCAACAGGAGCAGTGCCGTGTGGTTCGATGGATGGCGCACAGCACGACCGGGGTGTCGTGCGACGCGACAGCGAGGTAGGGTAGCTAGGTTCATCGGTGCGGTGCGCGTTCATGCGTGGGGTGCGTGGTACCATGTAGCAACGATGGCGCGAGCTACAGTGCGGGACCTGGCGGCAAGTCTGGCCTAAGCGTGGGTAGGGCACGGGCAGCAGCAGCGGTGCGAGCTATGACGCCAGCGCGTGGTGGCAGGCGGCCGTGGCCAGTAGCGCAAGAGCCACGCGCACGGGCGTGCTTGCACATGCGCGGTGGTGAGGACGCGTCTGGTGCGGTGGCGTGTGCAGGGTGGGCCAGCAACAGTGCCTGGCCGAGCAGAGGCGGTGACCGTGGCTAGCGCTGGCTCCATTCACATTATGtgacatgcacgctttttaaagctattGAAAAATCCTACCCGATGATCCCGTAGCTAAATCGGCTCTTCTATCctcaagagggtacatagggctatcgaactaagccaaaacatcatgccacttcttaacccgattgttctacaaaaattgccaaacatggcttcgtcgacccatttacaGACTTACACGAAATGACTAAAcctcgaacggtttcgcgtcgaatttcGTTTCTGAGCTAtttgatatactagctagcgaacTTCATCCTAGACTGCACGTATTTCATCACCGCCTACGAAGTTCAGGCTACCAACTTTACTACATTCCGCCGATACATTCCGTAGCATTTCTATTCAATAAAAAATCACTTAGAACCCTAAACGATACAAagagacatgaaatgtaacatttgtttcttgtttcaaatgaacgtttcaCATTCCGAATATCGttgtataccctatattacacgcAGGTTTAGCAAAAATTGTACAACGTAATACCGagagtgttacaaatctacccccctaaaacaaaatctagacccgagatttcatgtgcctagtgtgagaaggagatagAAAATACATTTTGGCGCAGCAACTAACTATTAGAACCAtagaggaggtgggggtaatgcttcaataggtaactctcttgctcccacgtggcctcatcctctgaatggttttgccattgcactttgtagaactttaccacccTGTTCCtcgtcactctttctttctcatccaggatttttacagggtgctcaacataagtcaaatctggctagAGTGGAAGcctttcaatttccacagcttaaTCTggaacccgcaaacatttcttcaactgtgatacatggaacacattgtgtaccgcaGATAAAATACCGAGAAGCTATAGACGGTATGCAACTAGGCTACACTGCTTCAAGACTTTGTAAGGACCCACTgtaaggtcaagatggcggactagaggggggtgaatagtccattttaaaattaatcgtgtcggcttaccaaaacaaatgtggaattaaaactttcggtctagccaagactacacccctctatcta
Above is a genomic segment from Miscanthus floridulus cultivar M001 chromosome 3, ASM1932011v1, whole genome shotgun sequence containing:
- the LOC136545956 gene encoding uncharacterized protein isoform X1; this translates as MGERKVLNKYYPPDFDPSKIPRRRQPKNQQIKVRMMLPMSIQCATCGTYIYKGTKFNSRKEDVIGETYLGIQIFRFYFKCTRCSAEITFKTDPQNSDYTVESGASRNFEPWREQDEAADKEKRKRDAEEMGDAMKALENRAVDSKQDMDILAALEEMRSMKSRHAGVSVDQMLEILKRSSHEKEEKAIAELDKEDEELIKSITFRNSGFYVKRIEDDDDDDDDLVPGQSSKTIKLQEILDLELEINGSSESVTKPTDVLSKTNESEGANKEGSKSWMPKFIVKPKSASADPHKRQKVESMAVQDNGKGLDDEQKSESAKQTNVLQSLCQNYDSDDSE
- the LOC136545956 gene encoding uncharacterized protein isoform X2, yielding MGERKVLNKYYPPDFDPSKIPRRRQPKNQQIKVRMMLPMSIQCATCGTYIYKGTKFNSRKEDVIGETYLGIQIFRFYFKCTRCSAEITFKTDPQNSDYTVESGASRNFEPWREQDEAADKEKRKRDAEEMGDAMKALENRAVDSKQDMDILAALEEMRSMKSRHAGVSVDQMLEILKRSSHEKEEKAIAELDKEDEELIKSITFRNSGFYVKRIEDDDDDDDDLVPGQSSKTIKINGSSESVTKPTDVLSKTNESEGANKEGSKSWMPKFIVKPKSASADPHKRQKVESMAVQDNGKGLDDEQKSESAKQTNVLQSLCQNYDSDDSE